Proteins from a genomic interval of Oncorhynchus gorbuscha isolate QuinsamMale2020 ecotype Even-year unplaced genomic scaffold, OgorEven_v1.0 Un_scaffold_831, whole genome shotgun sequence:
- the LOC124020482 gene encoding protein rogdi homolog, with the protein MSGPSRAERAVLEEEFNWLLKEEVHAVLKQLQDILKEASRRFSIPTPGLENQLKQENFILGSSTHQHLSNLPGFESMTSMDQVKGVLTLQGEALTQADINLKTAKSNQVMHFTFRDDKHWKLQQIQDARNHVNQLYSFMVEMTATHFKTGAS; encoded by the exons ATGTCGGGTCCAAGCCGAGCCGAGAGGGCTGTTTTG gAGGAGGAGTTTAACTGGTTGCTGAAAGAGGAGGTCCATGCTGTTTTGAAGCAGCTCCAGGATATACTGAAG GAGGCATCCAGGAGGTTCTCCATTCCCACCCCAGGACTGGAGAACCAACTGAAACAGGAGAACTTCATCCTGGGCAGCTCAAC ACATCAACACCTTTCTAATCTGCCGGGATTTGAGTCTATGACAAG CATGGACCAGGTGAAAGGAGTACTGACTCTACAGGGAGAAGCCCTGACTCAAGCT GACATCAATCTGAAAACTGCTAAAAGCAACCAAGTGATGCATTTCACATTCAGGGATGATAAGCACTGGAAATTACAACAG ATCCAGGATGCTAGGAACCATGTGAATCAGCTCTACAGCTTCATGGTAGAGATGACAGCTACACACTTTAAGACTGGGGCTAG